The genomic interval AATGGTACCATGTCCGCACATGGGAAGACAACCACTTGTTTCAATAAAAAGAACAGCCAGATCATTGGCCGGGTCATGCGGCGGGTAAAGAATACTCCCACTCATCATATCATGGCCACGGGGTTCAAACATCAACCCTTTCCGGATCCAGTCAAACTCCCGAAGGAAATGTTGTCGTTTTTCCGACATGTTATTTCCTTCCAGTACTGGCCCTCCGGACTGTACCAACCGAACTGGATTGCCACAGGTATGGGCATCAATACATTGAAAAACACCCCCTTTCCCGCCAAAGGGCGCCCCGGGAAGATTATAATTGATCAGGCTCATGTTAAGGATAAAGATATTGAGCGGTTTTGTATTTTTAATCAATAATTGCTGCTATTATGGAAACCTATGGTCGCATTCTGCTCATTGCCATGCCTGCCTTTCTGTTCCTGGTATTATTTGAAAAATGGTATGGCTGGCGCAAAGGTTATGATACGGTCCGGAACATGGATATGATTTCCAGCCTGAGCTCGGGCATCACCAATGTCACCAAGGATGTACTTGGCCTGAGTATCGGCATTTTGAGTTATGGCTGGATGGTCGATCACCTGGCTATCTTCACCATCAAAGCCAGCTGGCTTACCTATGTGGTCGCTTTTATCGTCATCGATTTTCAGGGCTATTGGGTCCATCGCTGGAGTCACCATATCAATCTGTTTTGGAACCGGCATATCATTCACCACAGCAGTGAAGAGTTCAACCTGGCCTGTGCCCTTCGGCAAAGTATCGCCTCCATTTTTGAATACTTTACTTTCCTTTTGCTTCCTGCAGCCCTGGTGGGTGTTCCACTTGAAGTGATCGCCATATTGGCGCCCCTGCATCTCTTTGCACAGTTTTGGTATCATACCCGCCACATTAACCGGATGGGTTTTCTGGAAAAAATAATTGTAACCCCTTCTCATCACCGGGTACACCATGCCATCAACCCGGAGTACCTTGATAAGAACCTTGGCCAGATATTTATTTTCTGGGATAAACTGTTTGGCACTTTTCAGGAAGAGTTGCCGGATAAACCACCGGTATATGGCATCACGAGGCCTGCTGCCACCTGGAACCCGATCCGTATCAATTTTCAGCATTTCTGGTTATTGGTAAAAGATGCGTGGAGAACCAATAATGTTTGGGATAAAATCCGGATTTGGTTTATGCCTACCGGTTGGAGGCCAGCAGATGTGGCCGAAAAATACCCGGTACCCAAGATCGAAGATGTGTATCATTTCGAAAAATATGACCCCAGGGCATCGAGAGGCCTGCATATCTGGAGCTGGGTTCAAATTGTTATGACCCTTTTATTTATCAGTTACCTGTTTGGAAATATTGCGAACATTGGTACGCCTGATATCTTTATCTACGGGGGATTTATTTTTTTAATGGTCTATGCCTATACCGAATTGATGGACCGAAACCCCTATGCCCTGATATTTGAAACACTAAAAAATACAGTGGGAATGGTCATCCTGTTACAGGAGGGAGATTGGTTCAAAGCAAGTACAATTATTCCAGGGATAGCGTATTTCCTGCTGGCCTATTTTGTGGTGGCCACTTTTGTTACCAGTTACTTTGTGTGGAAGCACAAAAGAGAGGATTCTTTATCAGCAGCATAACCTTACTATTAAATTAGAATTTTTTAACCACAGAGGCACAAAGTTTTTTCAATTATTCTTTGTGCCTCTGTGTCTCTGTGGTTTTATTTGAATTCCATAAATGATTATCAGATAACCCCGTTATTCCATTCTTCGTTCACCATCCGCCAAATACCCAGTGGATTACTATTCTTAAGTTCATCAGGAAGTAAGTGGTCTGGCCAGTTTTGAAAGGACTGCGGTCTGGCAAACCGTTTGATCCCATCTGCCCCTACTGCTGTATATCGGCTGTCTGTTGTGGCGGGATATGGCCCTCCATGTTGCATGGCCCAGCATACCTCCACGCCGGTAGGGACTCCATTCAATATGATCCTGCCACAAATGAGTTGGATGGCATTTACCACCTTTTCATGAGCAAGAATATCTTCCTCGGTAGCCATCAGGGTACTCGTTAATTGTCCTTCGAGGTGCGTGGCCACAGATAGCATTTCCTGACTGTCTTTGCATCGGACCACGAGGGAATAAGGGCCAAATACTTCCTGATGAAGCAAGGGGTTCTCTAAAAAAATCTTGCCTTCCACCGTAGCGATCGTTGGCAGGCCTTCTCCCTCCTTTACAGTGGTTTCGGATTCGGCAACCAGGTGAACGCCTTCCTGCAAAAGGGCATTTCCTTTTTTCTCTTTGTAGGCACCGACAATTCCGGGGTGCAGCATAGGTGCAGGCGCAATTTGCTGAATCTTTTTACCCAGGTCATGTATAAAACGTTGAAGTCCCTCGCTCTCGATACCAATGATCAGCCCGGGGTTGGTACAAAACTGACCAGCTCCCTGTGTGATGGAAGCGGCGTATTGTTCAGCAATGGCAAATGCATCCTTCTGTAGTTTATTTGGCAATAAGAATACCGGGTTCACACTTCCCATTTCCGCAAAGACGGGGATCGGTTCCTTCCGTTGCTGGCCCCAATCGAATAATTGCTTTCCTCCGGTAAATGAGCCGGTAAATCCAACTGCCTTAGTCAGCGGGTGTGTCACCAGCGCCTTTCCCACTTCAAAGGAAGCGCCGTGTAGGTGGGAAAACAAGCCTTGAGGTAATCCCATCTTTTTAATAGCGGAATGAATCGCTCCGGCAACCATTTCAGAGGTTTCAGGATGGGCTGGATGGGCTTTTACAATTACCGGGCAACCTGCGGCAAAAGCAGCCGCGGTATCACCCCCTGCGGTAGAATAGGCAAAGGGGAAATTGGAGGAACCAAAGACCACAACAGGCCCCAATGGTACCAGCATCTTCCGAATATCCGGACGGGGTGGATTACGCTCCGGGAGTGGCGTATCAATCCGTATTTCCAGCCAATCCCCTTTTTCGCAGGCATTGGCATAACTGTTTAATTGAAAAATGGTCCTGGCCCTTTCTGAACGCAGGCGGGCTTCAGGTAAATGCGTTTCGCGCATAGCGGTTTGGATCAACCGGTCACCACAGGCTTCGATCGCGTTAGCGATGGTACGCATGAATTCTGCTCTTTTAGCCAGGCTTTGTTGCCGATAAAACAAGAATGCCTCCCAGGCCATTTGTAAGGCATGGTCTATTTCATTGTTTGTTGCGTCCTTATATTTCATGCCGACTATATTTCGAGGTAAGGCTTCTCGCAGGGTTCGCAAAGAAGCGCTGCGAACGCTGCGGGAAACTTTAATATCACAACCTATTCGTCAGGGCTTCCTGTATCACAGCTTCTACCCTTTTTCTTTCGTCACCAACAAGCATCAGTCGGGGTGCACGCACATACTCACTTCCGATGCCGGTATGAGAGGCGGCCAGTTTAATATATTGAACCAATTTGGGGTGAATATCTAATTCAAGCAGGGGCATGAACCACCGATAAAGCTTCCGGGCCTCTTCCAATTTCCCTTGTTTGACGAGGTGATAGAGGTCCACCGTTTCCTTTGGAAAGGCTCCCACCAAACCAGCCACCCAACCATGTGCACCCAGGGCAAGCTCCTCCACTGCCAAAGTATCCACCCCACAAAGTATTTTATACCGATCCCCAAAGCGGTTGATCAATCTCGTTACATTCGTTACATCCCGGGTACTTTCCTTTATCGCGTTGATCTGGGGAAGCTCCGCCAATTCAGCAAACATATCCAGGGTAACCTCGATCTTGTAATCTACCGGGTTATTGTAGATCATGACGGGCAGGGAAGAAACCGAAGCTACAGTTTTGAAATAGGTCACCGTTTCGCGGTCATCACTCTTATAGCGCATCGGTGGCAGAAGCATAAATCCATCCACACCCCATTGAAGGCCCAATTCCGCCTGGCGTACTGCTTCGCGTGTGGAACTCTCCACTATGTTTAAAATGACCGGGAGACGGCCGCCAAGCTTATCCTGTGCCCTTTTCACCAATATTTCCTTTTCCGGCGTGGTCAGGGTACTGGCTTCACCCAGGGATCCACCAAGGATTATGCCATGGACACCTGCCTGTTCCTGTGCTTTCAGGCTTTTATCATACAGTTCGAGGTCAAGTTCATCGGTTGAAGTAAAAGGCGTGATGAGCGCCGGGAAAACCCCTTCCCATTCAAATTGCATAATGTAGTTTTTGGGAGGGGAAATTAGTCTTTTTATTGAATACACGGATTGCACAAATCACACAGATCCGTCAAATATGAATAATCTGTGTAATTCGTGCAATCCGCGTAATCCATTCCTTACCTGCGTGCCGAATTCCTCCGGCTATAAAACTTCGCATTGATCTTTCCGATCTCGAGGTCACGTTCGCGTTCGAGGCGGTTAATTTCATTGACCTTTTTATAGCGGCTGGCAAAAAGCCGGTTACCGGCAGAACGGATCTTTCGGGAGAACTTGCGGTACACTTTTGCAATGTCACGGTCGCGTTCCCGGGAAGAATAATGATAAGATTTCCCGATGTACTGTGAACTCCGGGTTGCTACCGGGCCATTTTGACGGCCGTAAGGATTCGGGCGGGGAGGCTGGGCCATAACCACAGTGGTGATACCGGCAAAAAACAGAAGAGTAAGTAATCGCTTCATACGTTTTTGATTTTACGGTTAACTTATACCGGAATAGACGCAATCTAAAGCCCAATAATTATTAATGCCCTGTTAAGCTATGGTTTGAGATTGTTAAGATTTTTACCAATAATTTTGCCCGGGTTATAATTGTTAAAAAAAATAAAACCATGCGCATTCGGAAAAGCTATTTTCTTTATTTACTTCTGGCCTGTCTGCCCCTTCAATCACTCGCTTGGGGCCAGTTGGGGCACCGGGTGGTAGGACAGATCGCTGACTCTTACCTCACCGCCAAAGCCCGCAAAAACATCAAAGCCATACTCGGTTATGAATCCCTTGCCATGGGAAGTACCTGGGCGGATTTTATAAAATCGGACCCGGCCTATAAAAACCTGGATAACTGGCACTATATTAACCTGAAGGACGGAATGAGTGAATCAGAAGTAAAAGCGTACCTGGAAAAAGATACCCTCACCGATGCCTATACCAAATTGAATTTCCTGATCGCCGAACTGAAGAAAAAAGACCTGGCACCGGATGTAAAAAAAATGTACCTCCGCTTATTGATCCATATCACCGGCGATATCCACCAACCCATGCATGTAAGCCGGGCCGAAGACCTGGGTGGTAACAGGATCTACGTCATGTGGTTCAATGAAAATACCAACCTCCACCGGTTGTGGGATGATCAATTGCTGGCATTTCAACAGTTGAGCTACACCGAATTTGCCCATGCAATAAATCATGCCACCAAAACCGACCGCAAAGTCTGGCAGGAACAACCCATGACCGAATGGTTTTGGGAATCCTACTCCACCAGCCAAAAGCTATATAAGGAGATCACCCAACCAGACCAAAAGCTGGGCTTCCGATACAATTTTGATCATGTAGAGGAATTGAACCAATGTTTGCTGAAAGCAGGCGTGAGGTTGGCCGGATTACTCAATGATATATTTGGATAAACAGGTCCTGTATAAACCAAACATCCCACCTGAAAAGGCGGGATGTCATAAACGTAAAGGACGATTGGTTTACTGCGGTTGCAGTGGTTTTTCACAGGATGCGGTTTTGTCGGTCTTTCATAGGAGGTTTAAAAATCAGAACCATTAACCTTGCTTTGCTGATACAAAGATGGTTTAGGTAAGGCTCCTAACAAATAGTAAATGATGGGATTGTGGTGTAAAAATGAATCTCCCTTTTTTGTAGTAGAAAATTGACTTTTTTAGAATGGGACACTTAGAAAGGAATCAGACCAATTCCCCTTCCAGGTCATAATCATAGGCTTTTACGATCCTTACCTGGACAAAATCTCCGGGGCGGAGACGTTGGGTTGTATTGATGACCACTTCGTTGTCCACTTCTACGCTGTCAAATTCGGTACGGCCAAGGTATCGTCCGGCCTCTTTCTTATCGACCATAACTTTAAATACCTTACCTATCTTATCCTGGTTCAATTCATAAGAGATCTCCTGTTGTACCTCCATGATCTCCCGGGCCCTTTCTTCTTTTTCCGCAGCTGGAATATCATCCACCTCGGAATAGGCCGAGGTACCCTCTTCATGGCTATAAGTGAATATACCTACGCGGTCAAATCGCTGGCGTTGTAAAAATGACTTCAGTTCTTCCACATCATCCCTTGTCTCCCCCGGAAAACCGGTGATCAGGGTGGTGCGTAAACAAATGCCCGGCACCCTTTCCCGTACGGCAAGGATCAACTCCTCCATTTCTTCGCGGGTAATATTTCGCTTCATGGCCTTCAACATGTTATTGGCTGCATGTTGCAAAGGCATATCGAGATAATTACAAATATTCTCCCTTTCGCGCATGACGTCCAGTACATCCAGTGGGAACTTATGTGGGTAGGCATAATGCAGCCTGATCCATTCCAATCCCTTAATGTCACTCAGGCGTTTCATCAATTCACCCAACATGCGCTGCTTATAGATATCCAACCCATAATAGGTAAGCTCCTGAGCGATGAGCATGATCTCCTTCACCCCTTTCTTTACCAGTGCCGTTGCTTCCGCCACGAGTTCTTCCATGGTTTTACTGACATGCCCACCACGCATCAGGGGAATGGCACAAAATGAACAGGTACGGTTACAGCCTTCGCTGATCTTGAGATAAGCATAATGCTGGGGCGTGGCCAATAATCGTTCACCAAGTAACTCAGATTTATAATCCGCTTCAAATTGTTTCAGGATCAGGGGAAGTTCCATGGTGCCAAACCAGGCATCCACTTCAGGGATCTCTTTTTCCAGATCATCGCGATAACGGTGACTCAAACATCCGGTTACATAGACCTTATCCAGTTTTCCTTTTTGCTTCAGGGCCACCTGGTCTAAAATAGTATTGATGGATTCTTCCTTGGCCTTTTCTATAAACCCACAGGTGTTTACTATGACAATATTGTGGTCTTTCTTCCCGCTCTCGTGTACCACATCGATCTCATTGGCCTGCAATTGCCCACTCAGCACCTCACTATCGACCATATTCTTACTACAGCCAAGTGTGATGATGTTCACTTTATCCTTATGTAATTTCTTTGCTCTCATGTAACACGAATTTCACGAATTAATTTCGTGTTTTAAATAAGGAATCCACAAACTCATGTTTATTAAACACCAGTAAGTCCTCCATCTTTTCTCCAACCCCGATAAATTTTACTGGTATATGAAACTGATTGGCGATGGCGAGTACCACACCTCCTTTGGCTGTACCATCGAGTTTGGTGATCGCCAGGGCAGTTACATCCGTCGCTGCTGTAAAATGTTTGGCCTGTTCCAAAGCATTCTGTCCGGTACTTCCATCGAGCACCAGCAGCACTTCATGGGGAGCATCGGGTATTACCTTTTGAATGACCCGCTTGATCTTACTCAGCTCGTCCATCAGATGGGCTTTGTTGTGTAAGCGTCCTGCGGTATCGATCAGAACCACATCACTGTTTCGGGAAACGGCACTTTGGACCGTATCGAAAGCCACGGCGGCAGGGTCGCTGCCCATGTCCTGTTTTACGATCGGTACACCCGCCCGTTCACTCCAGATGGTCAATTGATCCACCGCCGCTGCGCGAAAGGTATCGGCAGCGCCAAGCAACACCGATTTTCCGGCTGATTTAAAATTATGGGCGAGTTTGCCAATGGTGGTGGTTTTCCCCACCCCATTTACGCCTACCACCAAAATGATATAGGGTTTGGCTGGCAGTTCGGAATCGAAGGCATAACTATTTGCCGCGGGTGCATCTACCAGAATATGCTCAATCTCTTCCTGGAGCATCTTGTTCAGCTCCGAGGTATTCATGTATTTGTCCCGCGCAACCCTTTTTTCAATTCGTTCAATGATCTTAACGGTGGTATCAATGCCTACATCGGCACTTACCAGGGCTTCTTCCAGGTTGTCGAGTACCTCGGCATCCACGGTTGTTTTTCCTGCAACGGCTTTGGTGATACGGCTCAGGAAATTCTCCTTCGTCTTTTGCAGACCCTGGTCGAGGCTTTCCTTTTCCTTTTTCCCAAAAAGTTTATTGAAGAAACCCATAAGGATTGAATTGGGATTGATTATTTAAACAACAAAAGCCATTCGCGGTTACGAATAGCTTCTGTATAATTTGCAATGGCGCGAAATTATTTTTGAGCCAGATAATCCTTGATCTTATCCTTGTGAACGATGGCTTCCTTGAAGGTATAGGCACCGGTCTTAGGACTACGAACAGACTTGATCACTTTGGTCCAGTTCTTTGCTTCAGCGGCCGCACGGGCATCTTTACTTTTGATCGCTGTTTTTGCTGCTTTTGCCATATCTTAATGAGTTAAGGTCTCTTACTTAATTTCTTTGTGAACGGTCACTTTCTTGAGGATGGGATTGAATTTTTTCAACTCCAGACGCTCAGGGTTGTTCTTTTTGTTTTTCACCGTAATGTACCGGCTAGTACCGGGCTGACCGCTGGTCTTGTGCTCGGTGCATTCCAGAATTACCTGTACACGGTTTCCTTTCTTTGCCATGATTATTTACGTTTGATACGATTAAATGTGTTGTCCCTTAGACCTCAATTCTTTAACCACACTGAGAAGTCCGCGTTTGTTGATGGTTCTGATACCATCCGCAGATACTTTCAAAGTGATCCATTTATCCTCCTCAGCCAGGAAGAACCGCTTTGTCTGCAAATTCGGCAGAAAACGACGCTTGGTCTTGATGTTCGAGTGCGACACCTTGTTACCGGTCATCGGAACCTTACCTGTGATCTGACATACTCTTGCCATGACGATTCAAATTTTTGGGACGGCAAAGGTAGGGAAAGTACTGGAAATAAAGAAAAAAAGTCTGGGATTGTGGGAGAAATAGGTTGAAAGGGTAATCGTGAGGCGTGAAACGTGAGACGTGAGTGGTGAGTGGTGAGTGGTGAGGCGTGAGACGTGAGCAGGGTCCAATCTCACGTTTCACGTTTCACGTCTCACCACTCACGCCTCACGCCTCCCGCCCCACCTCTCCCCCATCCCGCCTTTTGCCAATTCCCTCATTTCAAATAACTTCGCTTCTCAATTCAAACTCAATCTACATCTTATGGCATACGATATCGTTGTAATTGGCAGTGGACCAGGTGGTTACGTGGCAGCGATCCGGGCATCCCAACTGGGGTTAAAGACCGCGATCATCGAAAAGGAAAGTCTGGGTGGAATTTGTCTTAACTGGGGCTGTATCCCCACCAAGGCCTTGTTGAAATCGGCCCAGGTGATGGAATATATCCAACATGCCAAAGATTTTGGGATCGAGGCAACGGGAACCCACCAATTTGATGCGGTGATAAAGCGGAGCCGTGGGGTGGCCGATAAAATGAGCAAAGGGGTTCAATTCCTCATGAAAAAGAATAAGATCGATGTGGTAATGGGCTATGGCAAATTAAAAGCCAAAGGCCAGGTTGAGGTAACGGCAGCAGACGGCAGCAAAACCGTGGTGGAAGGCCGTAATATCATCATTGCCACGGGTGGTCGCAGCCGCGAACTCCCTGCCCTCAAACAGGATGGCAAAAAGATCTTTGGTTACCGCGAAGCCATGTCCCTACCTACCCAACCAAAGAGCATGATCATCGTGGGCAGTGGCGCCATTGGAGTTGAATTTGGCTACTTCTATAATACCATCGGTACGAAAGTGACCATTGTTGAATTCATGCCCCGGATCGTTCCGGTAGAAGATGAGGATATTTCAAAAGAACTGGAAAAAAGCCTTAAGAAAAAAGGTATTGAGATCATGACCAGCAGCGAAGTGACCAAGGTGGATACAGCAGGCGCCGGTGTAAAAGCCACCGTGAAAACCGCCAGTGGCGAAGTCACACTCGAAGCAGATGTATTGCTGAGTGCTGTTGGTGTGGCCGCCAATATCGAAAATATCGGTTTGGAAACCCTGGGAGTAAAAACAGATAAGGGCCGGATCATGGTTGATAAATTTTATCAAACCAATATACCTGGTATCTATGCCATCGGAGACTGTGTTCCCGGGCAGGCACTGGCCCACGTAGCCTCTAAAGAAGGGATCATCTGTATCGAGAATATCGCCTTTGGCGAAAAGAAATATGCCCACAAACCCGAAGCACTCGATTATGGCAATGTACCGGGCTGTACCTATTGCGTTCCCGAGATCGCATCCGTAGGTTTTACCGAAAAACAAGCCAAGGAAGCCGGTTATGAAATCAAAGTGGGGAAATTCCCGTTAAGCGCCAGTGGCAAAGCCTCGGCTGCCGGTCATCCGGAAGGATTTGTAAAAGTGATCTTTGATGCCAAATATGGAGAGTGGCTGGGTACGCACATGATCGGTTACAATGTTACCGAGATCATTGCGCAAACTGTAACTGCCCGTAAACTGGAAACAACCTATCACGAAGTATTGAATAGCATTCACCCCCACCCCACCATTAGCGAAAGCGTGAAGGATGCAATTGAGGTGGCGTATGGAGAGGCCATTCATCTTTGACCAGGATTTAAAGATTGGAAGATTGCCAGGATTCATTGATGAATTGATTAAATAACTGAAGGATTGAGGGGTAAAATTTAATTTACCTCTCAATCCTTCAGTCATTTAATCCTGTAATCCTCTAATCTTTAAATCCTGGTCAAATCCTGGGCAATCCTTTAATCCTTAAATCAAGGTCAAAGCTTAATGAACTTCTCCCGCATTTTCTCTCCCTCCTTTTCTCCATCGATAAAGTAAACGCCAGGAGCAAGACGGCTGATATCAACCGTATGTATGGCGTGAGAGATTGTTGTGCGGAGGATAATCCGTCCGGAGAGGTCGGTCACACGCAATTCCTTTCCGATCCACCGAACATCATATTGAAAATTCATCGTCACCGTACTATTGGCTGGATTGGGATATAGCTTGATATGAAGCCATCTGGGCGTATTATCGGGGAGACTGCCTTCCTCCAGGATCGGGTCAGCCAACCCGCGTGAATTAAGGAATGAATGACGTGGCCCGCCTTCCTCAAATAGGGTTCGCATCCGCTGCTTCTGTCCGTAAGTGAACATATTTACACAGGCATCACTGGTAAAATCCATATAGTTCATGTACATATCCCCACCGTTCGATGCGTTGTTACAGGTTACTCTGACACCAGAGGGACAGCCGGGCGTATAGCTTCGTTGCGGAGGGGTATCCCCTACCAGGTCATCCCCGCAATCTGAGTCGCCCCAGATATGCCGTAGATTAAGCCAGTGACCCACTTCATGTACGGTGGTACGGCCTTTATTGTATTGCGAGAAATATCCAACAGGGCCAAAGGCCTTGTAATTGATCACGATGCCATCACGTTCCAGCGGGGTGCCGGGGAAACTAGCATAACCCAAAAGGTCATCCATATTACAAACCCAGATATTCAGGTATTGAGAGGCATCCCAGGCATCGGAGCCTAACTCGTCATCAAATTTTACCTTATCATCCATCTTCCACTTGGTAAGGGGAGAATATTTGCGCACCACACCTGATGTGGCCCTGCCTTTAGGGTCACTGGTTGCCAACTTGAATTCGATACGAATATCCGCAGACAGGTCAGCAAACCCACCAGGGATATTGGTGGTATCCGCATTCAGGCGTCGGAAATCACGGTTTAGTATTTCGATCTGGTCCCTGATCCGGGAATCAGGAATATTCTCGTCGGGATAGTGATAGATCACATGCACCACAACAGGTATGACCAATACAGGTTGATCCGCGGCGGATCCGGGCA from Chitinophagales bacterium carries:
- a CDS encoding sterol desaturase family protein, translated to METYGRILLIAMPAFLFLVLFEKWYGWRKGYDTVRNMDMISSLSSGITNVTKDVLGLSIGILSYGWMVDHLAIFTIKASWLTYVVAFIVIDFQGYWVHRWSHHINLFWNRHIIHHSSEEFNLACALRQSIASIFEYFTFLLLPAALVGVPLEVIAILAPLHLFAQFWYHTRHINRMGFLEKIIVTPSHHRVHHAINPEYLDKNLGQIFIFWDKLFGTFQEELPDKPPVYGITRPAATWNPIRINFQHFWLLVKDAWRTNNVWDKIRIWFMPTGWRPADVAEKYPVPKIEDVYHFEKYDPRASRGLHIWSWVQIVMTLLFISYLFGNIANIGTPDIFIYGGFIFLMVYAYTELMDRNPYALIFETLKNTVGMVILLQEGDWFKASTIIPGIAYFLLAYFVVATFVTSYFVWKHKREDSLSAA
- a CDS encoding aldehyde dehydrogenase (NADP(+)), which produces MKYKDATNNEIDHALQMAWEAFLFYRQQSLAKRAEFMRTIANAIEACGDRLIQTAMRETHLPEARLRSERARTIFQLNSYANACEKGDWLEIRIDTPLPERNPPRPDIRKMLVPLGPVVVFGSSNFPFAYSTAGGDTAAAFAAGCPVIVKAHPAHPETSEMVAGAIHSAIKKMGLPQGLFSHLHGASFEVGKALVTHPLTKAVGFTGSFTGGKQLFDWGQQRKEPIPVFAEMGSVNPVFLLPNKLQKDAFAIAEQYAASITQGAGQFCTNPGLIIGIESEGLQRFIHDLGKKIQQIAPAPMLHPGIVGAYKEKKGNALLQEGVHLVAESETTVKEGEGLPTIATVEGKIFLENPLLHQEVFGPYSLVVRCKDSQEMLSVATHLEGQLTSTLMATEEDILAHEKVVNAIQLICGRIILNGVPTGVEVCWAMQHGGPYPATTDSRYTAVGADGIKRFARPQSFQNWPDHLLPDELKNSNPLGIWRMVNEEWNNGVI
- a CDS encoding dihydrodipicolinate synthase family protein: MQFEWEGVFPALITPFTSTDELDLELYDKSLKAQEQAGVHGIILGGSLGEASTLTTPEKEILVKRAQDKLGGRLPVILNIVESSTREAVRQAELGLQWGVDGFMLLPPMRYKSDDRETVTYFKTVASVSSLPVMIYNNPVDYKIEVTLDMFAELAELPQINAIKESTRDVTNVTRLINRFGDRYKILCGVDTLAVEELALGAHGWVAGLVGAFPKETVDLYHLVKQGKLEEARKLYRWFMPLLELDIHPKLVQYIKLAASHTGIGSEYVRAPRLMLVGDERKRVEAVIQEALTNRL
- a CDS encoding S1/P1 nuclease yields the protein MRIRKSYFLYLLLACLPLQSLAWGQLGHRVVGQIADSYLTAKARKNIKAILGYESLAMGSTWADFIKSDPAYKNLDNWHYINLKDGMSESEVKAYLEKDTLTDAYTKLNFLIAELKKKDLAPDVKKMYLRLLIHITGDIHQPMHVSRAEDLGGNRIYVMWFNENTNLHRLWDDQLLAFQQLSYTEFAHAINHATKTDRKVWQEQPMTEWFWESYSTSQKLYKEITQPDQKLGFRYNFDHVEELNQCLLKAGVRLAGLLNDIFG
- the rimO gene encoding 30S ribosomal protein S12 methylthiotransferase RimO, whose amino-acid sequence is MRAKKLHKDKVNIITLGCSKNMVDSEVLSGQLQANEIDVVHESGKKDHNIVIVNTCGFIEKAKEESINTILDQVALKQKGKLDKVYVTGCLSHRYRDDLEKEIPEVDAWFGTMELPLILKQFEADYKSELLGERLLATPQHYAYLKISEGCNRTCSFCAIPLMRGGHVSKTMEELVAEATALVKKGVKEIMLIAQELTYYGLDIYKQRMLGELMKRLSDIKGLEWIRLHYAYPHKFPLDVLDVMRERENICNYLDMPLQHAANNMLKAMKRNITREEMEELILAVRERVPGICLRTTLITGFPGETRDDVEELKSFLQRQRFDRVGIFTYSHEEGTSAYSEVDDIPAAEKEERAREIMEVQQEISYELNQDKIGKVFKVMVDKKEAGRYLGRTEFDSVEVDNEVVINTTQRLRPGDFVQVRIVKAYDYDLEGELV
- the ftsY gene encoding signal recognition particle-docking protein FtsY; translation: MGFFNKLFGKKEKESLDQGLQKTKENFLSRITKAVAGKTTVDAEVLDNLEEALVSADVGIDTTVKIIERIEKRVARDKYMNTSELNKMLQEEIEHILVDAPAANSYAFDSELPAKPYIILVVGVNGVGKTTTIGKLAHNFKSAGKSVLLGAADTFRAAAVDQLTIWSERAGVPIVKQDMGSDPAAVAFDTVQSAVSRNSDVVLIDTAGRLHNKAHLMDELSKIKRVIQKVIPDAPHEVLLVLDGSTGQNALEQAKHFTAATDVTALAITKLDGTAKGGVVLAIANQFHIPVKFIGVGEKMEDLLVFNKHEFVDSLFKTRN
- a CDS encoding DUF4295 family protein; translation: MAKAAKTAIKSKDARAAAEAKNWTKVIKSVRSPKTGAYTFKEAIVHKDKIKDYLAQK
- the rpmG gene encoding 50S ribosomal protein L33, which encodes MAKKGNRVQVILECTEHKTSGQPGTSRYITVKNKKNNPERLELKKFNPILKKVTVHKEIK
- the rpmB gene encoding 50S ribosomal protein L28; its protein translation is MARVCQITGKVPMTGNKVSHSNIKTKRRFLPNLQTKRFFLAEEDKWITLKVSADGIRTINKRGLLSVVKELRSKGQHI
- the lpdA gene encoding dihydrolipoyl dehydrogenase, whose protein sequence is MAYDIVVIGSGPGGYVAAIRASQLGLKTAIIEKESLGGICLNWGCIPTKALLKSAQVMEYIQHAKDFGIEATGTHQFDAVIKRSRGVADKMSKGVQFLMKKNKIDVVMGYGKLKAKGQVEVTAADGSKTVVEGRNIIIATGGRSRELPALKQDGKKIFGYREAMSLPTQPKSMIIVGSGAIGVEFGYFYNTIGTKVTIVEFMPRIVPVEDEDISKELEKSLKKKGIEIMTSSEVTKVDTAGAGVKATVKTASGEVTLEADVLLSAVGVAANIENIGLETLGVKTDKGRIMVDKFYQTNIPGIYAIGDCVPGQALAHVASKEGIICIENIAFGEKKYAHKPEALDYGNVPGCTYCVPEIASVGFTEKQAKEAGYEIKVGKFPLSASGKASAAGHPEGFVKVIFDAKYGEWLGTHMIGYNVTEIIAQTVTARKLETTYHEVLNSIHPHPTISESVKDAIEVAYGEAIHL
- a CDS encoding T9SS type A sorting domain-containing protein; translated protein: MHVIYHYPDENIPDSRIRDQIEILNRDFRRLNADTTNIPGGFADLSADIRIEFKLATSDPKGRATSGVVRKYSPLTKWKMDDKVKFDDELGSDAWDASQYLNIWVCNMDDLLGYASFPGTPLERDGIVINYKAFGPVGYFSQYNKGRTTVHEVGHWLNLRHIWGDSDCGDDLVGDTPPQRSYTPGCPSGVRVTCNNASNGGDMYMNYMDFTSDACVNMFTYGQKQRMRTLFEEGGPRHSFLNSRGLADPILEEGSLPDNTPRWLHIKLYPNPANSTVTMNFQYDVRWIGKELRVTDLSGRIILRTTISHAIHTVDISRLAPGVYFIDGEKEGEKMREKFIKL